From Sinorhizobium sp. RAC02, a single genomic window includes:
- a CDS encoding acetyl-CoA carboxylase biotin carboxylase subunit has protein sequence MTIRSLLVANRGEIAVRIIKAAKALGIRTVQVHSAADADMLAVKLADEAVDIGSPAPKKSYLNIEAVVNAAKAAGVDAVHPGYGFLSENADFADAVEAAGLIFIGPKGDAIRLLGDKVAAREVAAKAGVPTVPGSAGRLATIEEARAVAAKTGFPIMIKAAAGGGGRGIRIAADLADLERHFPQASAEALASFGDGGLYLEKVITKARHVEVQILGDGQNFIHCFERECSLQRRRQKVWEEAPSFLLPTDVRTRLCDSAVALAREVGYRGAGTVEYLYDEVTKEFYFIEVNTRIQVEHPVTEMITGIDLVEEMIRVAGGAPLSIRQEDVQAEGHAIECRINAEDPAKGFLPAPGTITRLVVPEGEGIRFDTMLYEGYTIPPFYDSLVGKLIVWGRTRDACLERLRGALEGLTIEGIKTTVPLHLALAQDDSVRRGAFDTRFLETWLETEFAAKAGATAEVA, from the coding sequence ATGACGATCCGCTCGCTCCTCGTTGCTAACCGCGGCGAGATCGCGGTGCGCATCATCAAGGCGGCGAAGGCGCTGGGCATCCGCACCGTGCAGGTCCATAGCGCCGCGGATGCCGACATGCTGGCGGTGAAGCTCGCCGATGAAGCCGTCGATATCGGCTCGCCCGCACCGAAGAAATCCTATCTCAACATCGAAGCGGTTGTGAATGCCGCCAAGGCGGCCGGCGTCGATGCCGTGCATCCGGGCTACGGCTTCCTGTCGGAAAACGCAGATTTCGCCGATGCGGTGGAAGCGGCCGGCCTGATCTTCATCGGTCCGAAGGGTGACGCGATCCGCCTGCTCGGCGACAAGGTCGCGGCGCGCGAGGTTGCTGCCAAGGCCGGTGTTCCGACCGTGCCGGGCAGCGCAGGACGCCTTGCAACGATCGAGGAAGCCCGGGCCGTGGCGGCGAAGACCGGCTTTCCGATCATGATCAAGGCGGCAGCAGGCGGCGGCGGTCGCGGTATCCGCATCGCCGCCGACCTCGCCGATCTGGAGCGCCATTTCCCGCAGGCTTCTGCCGAAGCATTGGCTTCGTTCGGCGATGGCGGCCTCTATCTAGAAAAAGTCATCACCAAGGCGCGCCATGTCGAGGTGCAGATCCTCGGCGACGGCCAGAACTTCATCCATTGTTTCGAGCGGGAATGCTCGTTGCAGCGCCGCCGCCAGAAGGTCTGGGAAGAGGCGCCGTCCTTCCTGCTGCCCACCGATGTGCGCACCCGGCTTTGCGACAGCGCCGTGGCGCTTGCCCGCGAGGTCGGCTACCGCGGCGCCGGCACGGTGGAATATCTCTACGACGAGGTGACGAAGGAGTTCTACTTCATCGAGGTGAACACCCGCATCCAGGTTGAGCATCCCGTCACCGAGATGATCACCGGCATCGACCTCGTCGAGGAAATGATCCGCGTTGCCGGCGGCGCGCCGCTGTCGATCCGCCAGGAGGATGTGCAGGCCGAAGGCCACGCCATCGAGTGCCGTATCAACGCCGAAGACCCGGCCAAGGGCTTTCTGCCGGCGCCGGGCACCATCACCCGGCTCGTCGTGCCGGAGGGCGAGGGCATCCGTTTCGATACGATGCTCTACGAAGGCTACACGATCCCGCCGTTCTATGACTCGCTCGTCGGCAAGCTGATCGTCTGGGGTCGGACCCGCGATGCGTGCCTCGAACGACTGAGAGGTGCGCTGGAAGGCCTGACGATCGAGGGTATCAAGACGACGGTGCCGCTGCACCTGGCACTCGCTCAAGACGACAGCGTGCGGCGCGGTGCCTTCGACACGCGCTTCCTCGAAACATGGCTTGAAACCGAATTCGCCGCGAAAGCCGGCGCGACTGCGGAGGTTGCCTGA
- a CDS encoding carboxyltransferase domain-containing protein, with protein MSIRYTFGGDEHLFVECSEDMSLEAFFKSLSMAKGVRESGIKGVTEICPANASFQIKFNPDIIHPDDILKEVKSIEGAAAKAEPVLKTRIVEIPVFYNDPWTHETLMRFRERHQDPTGTDLDYAARINDYGSVDDFVGAHSGSPWFVSMVGFVAGLPFMYQMVERQRQIQVPKYLRPRTDTPKLTVGHGGCFGCIYSVRGAGGYQMFGITPMPIFDPTQTTSYLRDFMVFFRPGDIVKFKPIDRDAYDQAVEDVDKGRFAPPIREVSFDLREFQKDIDGTNAKLEGMLYGH; from the coding sequence ATGAGCATCAGATACACATTCGGGGGCGACGAGCACCTCTTCGTCGAATGCAGCGAGGACATGTCGCTCGAAGCCTTCTTCAAGAGCCTCTCCATGGCAAAGGGCGTGCGTGAAAGCGGCATCAAGGGTGTCACGGAAATCTGCCCGGCCAATGCCTCGTTCCAGATCAAGTTCAACCCGGATATCATCCATCCCGACGACATCCTGAAGGAAGTGAAGTCGATCGAGGGCGCGGCCGCCAAGGCCGAGCCGGTGCTGAAGACCCGCATCGTCGAGATCCCCGTCTTCTACAACGACCCCTGGACGCACGAGACGCTGATGCGGTTTCGCGAGCGCCATCAGGACCCGACGGGCACCGATCTCGATTATGCCGCCCGCATCAACGATTACGGCTCGGTCGACGATTTCGTCGGCGCCCATTCCGGCTCGCCCTGGTTCGTCTCGATGGTCGGCTTCGTCGCCGGCCTGCCCTTCATGTACCAGATGGTCGAGCGCCAGCGGCAGATCCAGGTTCCGAAATACCTGCGCCCACGCACGGACACGCCCAAGCTCACGGTCGGCCACGGCGGCTGCTTCGGCTGCATCTATTCGGTGCGCGGTGCCGGCGGCTACCAGATGTTCGGCATCACGCCGATGCCGATCTTCGACCCAACCCAGACGACCAGCTATCTGCGCGATTTCATGGTGTTCTTCCGCCCCGGCGACATCGTGAAGTTCAAGCCGATCGACCGCGATGCCTATGACCAGGCGGTCGAGGATGTCGACAAGGGCCGCTTCGCGCCCCCGATCCGCGAGGTGAGCTTTGACCTCCGGGAATTCCAGAAGGATATCGACGGCACAAACGCCAAGCTGGAGGGCATGCTCTATGGCCATTAA
- a CDS encoding biotin-dependent carboxyltransferase family protein — translation MAIKVLHHGLATTVQDLGRPGYFHLGIPVGGAMDRYAMRAANLLVGNDEGAAGLEAVFIGPKLEFTEDALVAVTGAEMPAKVDGVGQPGWTAFKVKAGQTLTFDFLKSGARICIAVSGGIDVPEALGSRSTYPIGALGGFKGRPIAAGDELPVGKGSLANEGKTVVEELRRKPGMPAELRVLPGLYWHRVTEESQENFFADEWKVANEADRMGYRFKGGRKLDFVEREQPFGAGSDPSNIVDSCYPYGSIQVPGGTEPIILHRDAVSGGGYFMVGTVISADMDLIGQLQPHTPTRFVKVTMEEALAARKDRAALLGRLRGTFN, via the coding sequence ATGGCCATTAAGGTTCTCCACCACGGTCTCGCGACCACCGTCCAGGATCTCGGTCGCCCCGGCTATTTCCACCTCGGCATCCCTGTCGGCGGCGCGATGGACCGCTATGCGATGCGCGCGGCAAACCTGCTCGTCGGCAATGACGAGGGTGCCGCCGGCCTCGAAGCTGTCTTCATCGGCCCGAAGCTGGAATTCACCGAGGACGCCCTCGTCGCCGTTACCGGCGCCGAGATGCCGGCGAAGGTCGATGGCGTCGGCCAACCCGGCTGGACCGCCTTCAAGGTCAAGGCCGGCCAGACGCTGACCTTCGATTTCCTGAAGTCCGGCGCCCGCATCTGCATCGCCGTTTCCGGCGGCATCGATGTGCCGGAAGCGCTCGGCAGCCGCTCGACCTATCCGATCGGCGCACTCGGCGGCTTCAAGGGCCGGCCGATCGCGGCCGGTGATGAACTGCCGGTCGGCAAGGGAAGCCTAGCCAACGAGGGCAAGACGGTTGTCGAGGAGCTGCGCCGCAAGCCCGGCATGCCGGCGGAACTGCGCGTGCTGCCCGGCCTCTACTGGCACCGCGTCACCGAGGAATCGCAGGAAAACTTCTTCGCAGACGAATGGAAGGTGGCGAACGAGGCGGACCGCATGGGCTACCGCTTCAAGGGCGGCCGCAAGCTCGATTTCGTCGAGCGCGAACAGCCCTTCGGTGCCGGCTCCGATCCGTCAAACATCGTCGACAGCTGCTACCCCTATGGCTCGATACAGGTTCCGGGCGGCACTGAACCGATCATCCTGCACCGGGATGCCGTCTCCGGCGGCGGCTACTTCATGGTCGGCACGGTCATCTCCGCCGACATGGACCTGATCGGCCAGCTCCAGCCGCATACGCCCACCCGCTTCGTCAAGGTGACGATGGAAGAAGCACTCGCCGCCCGCAAGGACCGCGCCGCACTGCTCGGGAGGCTGCGCGGGACCTTCAACTGA
- the torT gene encoding TMAO reductase system periplasmic protein TorT, which yields MNTLVRTALATTALAFALNGAATAETWYPYDAQAIEPPFAADGKPVDVKYEPLAKAEKPWNICVSFPHMKDAYWLGVDYGVAEQAKDLGVKMNLVDAGGYTELAKQISQIEDCVAGGAQAVVIGAISFDGLNNLVSEVTKKGIPVIDVINGISSPDLTAKSLVSFYTMGHETGAYLAKKHPAGSDPVKVGWFPGPAGAGWVEAAHKGFMEAVAGSAVTVLEPKFGDTGKEAQLKLVEDVLQAEPDVRYIAGTAVTAEAAQGLIRERGLKGQVELLAFYMTPGVYEGIKRGFILAAPADSMVIQGRIAIDQAVRALEGKELTKHVGPKIFVVDPSNVESVPQTNILPPDGYKPVFSVN from the coding sequence ATGAACACGCTCGTCAGAACTGCACTCGCCACGACGGCGCTCGCCTTCGCGCTCAACGGCGCGGCGACGGCCGAGACCTGGTACCCCTATGACGCCCAGGCGATCGAACCGCCCTTTGCCGCGGATGGCAAGCCGGTCGACGTGAAATACGAACCGCTCGCCAAGGCGGAAAAGCCCTGGAACATCTGCGTTTCCTTCCCGCACATGAAGGATGCCTATTGGCTCGGCGTCGACTACGGCGTCGCCGAACAGGCGAAGGACCTCGGCGTCAAGATGAACCTCGTCGATGCCGGCGGCTACACTGAACTCGCCAAGCAGATCAGCCAGATCGAGGATTGCGTCGCTGGCGGTGCGCAGGCCGTGGTGATCGGCGCCATTTCGTTTGATGGCCTCAACAACCTCGTCTCGGAAGTCACCAAGAAGGGCATTCCGGTCATCGACGTGATCAACGGCATTTCCTCGCCGGACCTGACAGCCAAGTCGCTCGTCTCCTTCTACACGATGGGCCACGAGACCGGCGCCTACCTCGCCAAGAAGCATCCGGCGGGCAGCGATCCGGTCAAGGTCGGCTGGTTCCCGGGCCCGGCCGGTGCGGGCTGGGTGGAGGCCGCGCACAAGGGCTTCATGGAAGCCGTTGCCGGCTCCGCCGTGACGGTGCTGGAGCCGAAATTCGGCGATACCGGCAAGGAAGCCCAGCTGAAGCTCGTCGAAGACGTGCTGCAGGCCGAGCCCGACGTGCGCTACATCGCCGGCACGGCGGTGACGGCGGAAGCGGCTCAGGGTCTTATCCGCGAACGCGGCCTCAAGGGCCAGGTCGAGCTTCTCGCCTTCTACATGACGCCCGGCGTCTACGAGGGCATCAAGCGCGGCTTCATCCTCGCGGCCCCTGCCGATTCCATGGTCATCCAGGGCCGTATCGCCATCGACCAGGCGGTGCGTGCGCTGGAAGGCAAGGAACTCACCAAGCATGTCGGCCCGAAAATCTTCGTCGTCGATCCGTCGAATGTCGAGAGCGTGCCGCAGACCAATATCCTGCCGCCGGACGGCTACAAGCCGGTCTTCAGCGTGAACTAA
- a CDS encoding sugar ABC transporter ATP-binding protein → MPLVEMTGITKTFPGVKALDGVSFTLMPGEVHVLFGENGAGKSTLISILSGVYPQTAGTLVLNGDTVSFASVGDAKKSGVAAVFQEFSLVPTMSVAENIYLGSEPKRGPFTDKGAMRRGAEKLFTDLGFPIDVRRSVVSLSRAEQQMTEIAKAIHSEARILILDEPTASLTERETDTLFRIVREAKARGVGIVYISHRIQEFSQIADRITVLRDGKLIGTVGVDALSPKALVEMMTGRAIDEIYPTIARKPDGDVLLSIRGLKAWGVGGVDIDVRAGEVLGVAGLVGSGKSRTWRAALGLLPIKAGSVTLKGRDVTHAPTRRFVGDGVFYLPPDRKSEGLMLSATTRRNIDLGALERDEASGFLGALSPAKLRSITNGIARRVDIPENYMGRAISTLSGGNQQKALFGKGFGRDYDLYIFDEPTVGVDMGTRAALYRLIKELAEAGKAVVVISSDLPEAMNLAHRLVVFSAGRISAELEGDAINEETILASFFSHERPDA, encoded by the coding sequence ATGCCGCTCGTCGAGATGACGGGCATTACCAAGACATTTCCGGGAGTGAAGGCGCTGGACGGCGTGTCCTTCACGCTGATGCCAGGCGAGGTGCATGTGCTGTTCGGCGAGAACGGTGCAGGCAAGTCGACGCTGATCTCCATCCTGTCCGGCGTCTATCCGCAGACTGCGGGCACGCTGGTGCTCAATGGCGACACGGTGTCCTTTGCCTCGGTGGGCGACGCCAAGAAGAGCGGCGTTGCCGCCGTCTTCCAGGAATTCTCGCTCGTGCCGACGATGAGCGTGGCGGAAAACATCTATCTCGGCAGCGAGCCCAAGCGCGGCCCCTTCACCGACAAGGGCGCCATGCGCCGCGGTGCCGAAAAGCTCTTTACCGATCTCGGCTTCCCGATCGACGTGCGCCGCTCCGTCGTCAGCCTCTCGCGCGCCGAGCAGCAGATGACGGAGATCGCCAAGGCGATCCATTCCGAGGCCCGCATTCTCATTCTCGACGAGCCGACCGCCTCCTTGACCGAACGCGAGACGGACACGCTGTTCCGCATCGTGCGCGAGGCCAAGGCCCGTGGTGTCGGCATCGTCTATATCTCCCACCGCATCCAGGAATTCTCGCAGATCGCCGACCGCATCACGGTGCTGCGCGACGGCAAGCTGATCGGCACGGTCGGCGTCGATGCGCTCTCTCCCAAGGCTTTGGTCGAGATGATGACGGGTCGCGCCATCGACGAAATCTATCCGACGATCGCCCGTAAGCCGGATGGCGATGTGCTGCTGTCGATCCGCGGCCTGAAGGCCTGGGGCGTTGGTGGCGTGGACATCGATGTCAGGGCAGGCGAGGTGCTCGGCGTTGCCGGCCTGGTCGGCAGCGGCAAGTCGCGCACCTGGCGGGCCGCCCTCGGGCTGCTGCCGATCAAGGCCGGGTCCGTGACGCTGAAGGGCAGGGACGTGACGCACGCGCCGACCCGTCGCTTCGTCGGCGACGGCGTCTTCTACCTGCCGCCGGACCGCAAATCCGAAGGGCTGATGCTCTCGGCAACGACGCGCCGCAACATCGACCTCGGCGCGCTTGAGCGTGACGAGGCGTCCGGTTTCCTCGGCGCGCTGTCGCCGGCAAAATTGCGCAGCATCACCAACGGCATCGCCCGGCGCGTCGACATTCCCGAAAACTATATGGGCCGCGCCATCTCGACGCTATCTGGCGGCAACCAGCAGAAGGCGCTGTTCGGCAAGGGTTTCGGCCGCGACTACGACCTCTACATCTTCGATGAGCCCACCGTCGGCGTCGACATGGGCACGCGTGCGGCGCTCTACCGGCTGATCAAGGAACTGGCGGAAGCCGGCAAAGCCGTCGTGGTCATTTCGTCCGATCTGCCCGAAGCCATGAACCTCGCCCATCGCCTCGTCGTCTTTTCGGCCGGCCGCATCTCGGCGGAGCTCGAAGGCGACGCCATCAACGAGGAGACCATCCTCGCCTCCTTCTTCTCCCATGAAAGGCCAGACGCATGA
- a CDS encoding ABC transporter permease produces MNTSAQPVTETQASAGSPILAFLRTVFVRAGVLPFFLVAALIIFTLASTQFLSVQNLTNVARQSVYLILVSLGQMLVLITGGFDLSVGTAIALTSVVSATAMVAASGMFPDAVWLVIALGLAAGFGSALLIGTLNSIGIAGFSVSPFIMTLGVQSVGAGIALFITGGVPVSGLPYEFGEFFGFGRIVGVPVPVLVALLAIAAMWILMNGTRTGAQIYAVGGNIKAAHLSGINTRRTLFTAYVVCALLASLAGILLTARVESGETNLGGTIALESIAACVIAGVSLRGGIGRVESVVLGAFFIVLVQNGMNIMQIGSYMQMVLLGSLLVLAVVIDQLRYRMLVGNR; encoded by the coding sequence ATGAACACCAGCGCCCAACCGGTGACGGAGACACAGGCTTCGGCCGGCTCGCCGATCCTCGCCTTCCTGCGCACCGTCTTCGTGCGCGCCGGCGTCCTGCCGTTCTTCCTCGTCGCGGCCCTCATCATCTTCACGCTCGCCTCGACGCAGTTTCTGTCGGTGCAGAACCTGACGAATGTCGCGCGCCAGTCGGTCTACCTGATCTTGGTTTCGCTCGGGCAGATGCTGGTGCTGATCACCGGCGGTTTCGACCTGTCCGTCGGCACGGCGATCGCGCTGACCTCCGTAGTTTCCGCGACGGCGATGGTCGCGGCTTCCGGCATGTTCCCGGATGCGGTCTGGCTGGTCATCGCGCTCGGCCTTGCTGCGGGTTTCGGCTCGGCGCTGCTGATCGGCACGCTGAACAGCATCGGTATTGCCGGCTTCAGCGTCTCGCCCTTCATCATGACGCTCGGCGTGCAGTCGGTCGGCGCCGGCATCGCGCTGTTCATCACCGGCGGCGTACCGGTCTCGGGCCTGCCCTACGAGTTCGGCGAGTTCTTCGGCTTCGGCCGCATCGTCGGCGTGCCCGTGCCGGTGCTCGTGGCACTGTTGGCGATCGCCGCCATGTGGATCCTGATGAACGGCACCCGCACCGGCGCGCAAATCTATGCCGTCGGCGGCAATATCAAGGCCGCACATCTCTCCGGCATCAACACGCGTCGCACGCTGTTCACCGCCTATGTCGTCTGCGCGCTGCTCGCTTCGCTCGCCGGCATCCTGCTGACGGCCCGCGTCGAAAGCGGCGAGACCAACCTTGGCGGCACCATCGCGCTGGAATCGATCGCCGCCTGCGTCATCGCCGGCGTGTCCCTGCGTGGCGGTATCGGGCGGGTGGAAAGTGTGGTGCTCGGCGCCTTCTTCATCGTGCTGGTGCAGAACGGCATGAACATCATGCAGATCGGCTCCTACATGCAGATGGTCCTGCTCGGCAGCCTGCTCGTGCTCGCCGTCGTCATAGATCAGCTGCGTTATCGGATGCTTGTCGGCAATCGCTAA
- a CDS encoding aspartate/glutamate racemase family protein, whose amino-acid sequence MKILVINPNTTASMTEHIGKAARAAASPGTEITAINPVHGPVSIEGFFDEAMSLAGLLDTIRRNPDCDAVVIACFDDTGLDAARCLTDKPVIGIGEAAYHFASMISNKFSVVTTLARSVPALEHNLARYGLDTRCARVRSSEVAVLELEQPGSNARQKISGEIGLAISEDRAEAIVLGCAGMASLAADLSAEHGLPVLDGVSCAVKLAEAMAGLSIRTSRLGGYAPPPASKIDGAFRSAS is encoded by the coding sequence ATGAAAATCCTCGTCATCAACCCCAACACCACCGCATCGATGACGGAACACATCGGCAAGGCGGCGCGCGCCGCCGCCTCTCCCGGAACCGAAATCACGGCCATCAACCCCGTGCATGGGCCGGTCTCCATCGAGGGCTTTTTCGACGAGGCGATGAGCCTCGCCGGACTGCTCGACACCATCCGCCGCAACCCGGATTGCGACGCCGTCGTCATCGCCTGTTTCGACGACACCGGCCTCGACGCCGCCCGCTGCCTCACCGACAAGCCGGTGATCGGCATCGGCGAGGCCGCCTATCACTTCGCTTCGATGATCTCGAACAAGTTCTCGGTGGTTACCACGCTTGCGCGCTCGGTTCCGGCACTGGAACACAATCTTGCTCGCTACGGTCTCGATACCCGCTGCGCCCGCGTGCGTTCCTCGGAAGTAGCCGTGCTGGAACTGGAACAGCCGGGCTCCAACGCCCGCCAGAAGATCAGCGGCGAAATCGGCCTTGCCATCAGCGAGGACCGCGCCGAGGCAATCGTGCTCGGCTGCGCCGGAATGGCAAGCCTCGCCGCAGACCTTTCCGCAGAACACGGCCTGCCCGTGCTCGACGGCGTCTCCTGTGCGGTAAAACTTGCGGAAGCCATGGCCGGCCTCAGCATCCGCACCTCCCGTCTCGGCGGCTACGCCCCGCCACCGGCGAGCAAAATCGACGGCGCCTTCCGCTCCGCGAGTTAA
- a CDS encoding ABC transporter ATP-binding protein, which yields MTKILSVENVELYYDHIYALKGVSIDVAEGETVALIGANGAGKSSILRAITGLRPIKSGQIHYEGQRLDGTSAADVVRKGISMVPEGRRAFPLMSVKDNLLMGAFTRTDKAEIEKTLESVLTRFPRLRERYHQQANTMSGGEQQMMVIGRALMARPKLLLLDEPSLGIAPKLVQDIARAIVAISRDEKVSILLVEQNSRMALSISNRAYALSTGSIALSGNSKELMNDDRIKAAYLGGEL from the coding sequence ATGACAAAAATATTGAGCGTCGAAAATGTCGAGCTGTACTACGATCACATCTATGCGCTGAAAGGTGTCTCGATCGATGTGGCGGAAGGCGAAACCGTCGCGCTGATCGGCGCGAACGGCGCGGGCAAGTCCTCCATCCTCAGGGCGATCACCGGGCTTCGGCCCATCAAGTCCGGCCAGATCCACTATGAGGGCCAGCGGCTCGACGGCACATCCGCCGCCGACGTCGTGCGCAAGGGCATCTCCATGGTGCCGGAGGGACGGCGCGCCTTCCCGCTGATGTCGGTGAAGGACAATCTCCTGATGGGGGCCTTCACCCGAACCGACAAGGCGGAGATCGAAAAGACGCTGGAAAGCGTGCTGACACGCTTTCCACGCCTGCGCGAGCGCTATCACCAGCAGGCAAACACCATGTCCGGCGGCGAACAGCAGATGATGGTGATCGGCCGTGCCCTCATGGCCCGCCCGAAGCTTCTGTTGCTGGACGAGCCTTCCCTCGGCATCGCGCCAAAGCTGGTGCAGGACATCGCACGTGCCATCGTCGCCATCAGCCGCGACGAGAAGGTTTCCATCCTCCTCGTCGAGCAGAACAGCCGCATGGCGCTCTCCATCTCCAACCGCGCTTATGCGCTTTCCACCGGGTCGATCGCGCTCTCAGGCAACTCGAAAGAGTTGATGAACGACGACCGCATCAAAGCTGCCTACCTCGGAGGCGAACTCTGA
- a CDS encoding ABC transporter ATP-binding protein — MTPILQIKNITKRYGGLTAVNDVSFDVKQGEILSVIGPNGAGKSTLFKLISSFVPATSGEVLFNGERISSLAPHKVARMGVVRTFQETTIFRSMTVRENIIVSHHLRSKASLFGFFLGSKQAKEDEAAFAASADDIVDFLGLQAIRNELASNLPQGHLRALGMAIGLATDPKVILLDEPFAGMNHDETMKMVGLVRRLRDERGVTVLLVEHDMPAVMKISDRIVCINFGQKLAEGTPQEIRENEKVIEAYLGSEDAAIGM, encoded by the coding sequence ATGACCCCTATCCTGCAAATCAAGAACATCACCAAACGCTACGGCGGCCTGACGGCGGTGAACGACGTCTCCTTCGATGTCAAACAGGGCGAGATCCTTTCGGTGATCGGCCCGAACGGCGCCGGCAAGTCGACGCTGTTCAAGCTGATCTCCTCCTTCGTTCCGGCAACGAGCGGGGAAGTGCTCTTCAACGGCGAGCGCATCTCCAGCCTCGCTCCGCACAAGGTGGCCCGCATGGGCGTCGTGCGGACCTTTCAGGAAACGACGATCTTCCGCTCCATGACGGTGCGTGAAAACATCATCGTCTCCCATCACCTGCGCTCCAAGGCGAGCCTCTTCGGCTTCTTCCTCGGCAGCAAGCAGGCTAAGGAGGACGAGGCGGCATTCGCGGCCTCTGCCGACGACATCGTCGATTTCCTCGGGCTGCAGGCGATCCGCAACGAACTCGCCTCCAACCTGCCGCAGGGGCATCTGCGCGCGCTGGGCATGGCCATCGGCCTTGCCACCGATCCCAAGGTCATCCTGCTCGACGAGCCCTTCGCCGGCATGAACCACGACGAGACGATGAAGATGGTGGGCCTTGTCCGCCGCCTTCGCGACGAGCGCGGCGTCACCGTGCTGCTCGTGGAACACGACATGCCCGCGGTGATGAAGATCAGCGACCGCATCGTGTGCATCAACTTCGGCCAAAAACTCGCCGAAGGCACACCCCAGGAAATCCGCGAGAACGAGAAGGTCATCGAAGCCTATCTCGGCTCCGAAGATGCTGCGATCGGGATGTAA
- a CDS encoding branched-chain amino acid ABC transporter permease translates to MTTSRILGFAAFLLTVFVLVPIFISLTGRWDFFYTLTSVALLSVGAAGVWLTFYIGRINIGQGAYALIGGYVSAILVTQANVSFWLTLPLAGLFCAFISVLIGFPILRLRGVYFAMVTLVLTEVARLTALALPITNGAKGITSIPLPGELSIFGLTIIPALGSLSNPRFGFYIMAALLMVITYLVLWRIVNSRLGHLCRSLQQNEELSASIGVNTVYLRLLAYAISSFFGGIAGAMFASIAQSIYPSSFVVADSVNFMLYCFLGGLGYVFGPMLGTLLLYFGWDLLSIAREYQLLIYSGIMILLMLVLPNGVLSLLDKKESRA, encoded by the coding sequence ATGACCACTTCAAGAATCCTCGGCTTTGCGGCCTTCCTCCTCACCGTCTTCGTGCTCGTACCGATCTTCATCAGTCTGACCGGGCGCTGGGATTTCTTCTACACGCTGACCTCGGTCGCACTGCTCTCCGTTGGAGCAGCCGGCGTCTGGCTCACCTTCTATATCGGCCGCATCAATATCGGCCAGGGCGCCTATGCGCTGATCGGCGGCTATGTCTCGGCCATCCTCGTCACCCAGGCGAACGTCTCGTTCTGGCTGACGCTGCCGCTGGCAGGCCTGTTCTGCGCCTTCATCTCCGTCCTGATCGGCTTTCCGATCCTTCGTCTCCGTGGCGTCTATTTCGCCATGGTGACGCTGGTATTGACTGAGGTGGCACGCCTCACTGCCCTTGCCTTACCGATCACCAACGGGGCGAAGGGCATTACCTCCATCCCGCTGCCGGGTGAATTGTCGATCTTCGGCCTGACCATCATCCCGGCCCTGGGATCGCTCAGCAATCCGCGCTTCGGCTTCTACATCATGGCCGCGCTGCTGATGGTGATCACCTACCTGGTGCTCTGGCGCATCGTGAATTCGCGGCTCGGGCATCTCTGCCGCAGCCTCCAGCAGAACGAGGAGCTTTCGGCCTCGATCGGTGTCAATACCGTCTACCTCCGGCTGCTCGCCTATGCGATTTCCTCGTTCTTCGGCGGCATCGCGGGCGCCATGTTCGCCTCCATCGCGCAGTCAATCTATCCGTCCTCCTTCGTGGTCGCAGACAGCGTGAACTTCATGCTCTACTGCTTCCTTGGCGGGCTCGGCTACGTCTTCGGCCCGATGCTCGGCACGCTCCTGCTCTATTTCGGCTGGGATCTGCTGTCGATCGCCCGGGAATATCAGCTCCTCATCTACTCCGGCATCATGATCCTGCTCATGCTGGTCCTGCCGAACGGTGTCCTGAGCCTTCTCGACAAGAAGGAGAGTCGCGCATGA